One window of the Chryseobacterium camelliae genome contains the following:
- a CDS encoding c-type cytochrome, with protein sequence MKKLFLTGCIGLLMASCSKKENTAVQSPEQPGQSEQAVSQLSGEQLIQTLDCSGCHAVDERMIGPSYRDIAGRYTEKDAELLASKIIEGGSGVWGSVPMPPHQQISKEDAKKMVGYILTLKNK encoded by the coding sequence ATGAAAAAACTGTTTTTAACAGGATGCATAGGGCTGCTTATGGCATCCTGTTCTAAAAAAGAAAATACGGCCGTACAGTCTCCGGAACAGCCCGGCCAATCTGAACAGGCGGTCAGCCAGCTTTCCGGGGAACAGCTGATTCAGACGCTGGATTGCTCAGGGTGCCACGCTGTGGATGAAAGGATGATCGGCCCTTCGTACCGTGACATTGCAGGCAGGTACACCGAGAAGGATGCGGAACTGCTGGCTTCCAAGATCATCGAGGGAGGAAGCGGAGTGTGGGGAAGCGTCCCTATGCCGCCCCATCAGCAGATTTCAAAGGAAGACGCAAAGAAGATGGTAGGCTATATCCTTACGCTGAAAAATAAATAA